GATCATCCCCGGCAACCGCTTGAAGGTCAGCTCCGGCAGATCGGTGAAAACGAAAGGCGCGCGTGCGTTCGCGAGCGGCATGGTCAACGGCGCAAGCTCGATGCCGGCCGCAGCGAACGCGGGATCATATTCGAAAGCATAGTAGCCAAGTCTGGGGTCGACCGCCAGAGCCCCGGCACGTTTTCCCCACACACGAACTTCGATCGCCCGCACCGGTCTATGCATTGGGCGTCCCCTTCCTGCGGGAGGCGCGCTGCCTTGGCGATTTCTTCTTTGACTCAAGGATCTGCATGGGGCTGATAGAAACCTCCGGGGAGAGAGAGGTCAGCCATTCCGCCCTGCCCAGGGCGCGCAGAACCCGGACGAACGACCTGACTGTGGCGCCCTTGCCTCCTTCGAGATTCTTCAAGGCGTTCAGGGATACCCCGGCGCGCTCGGCCAGAACGCGCTGGTCGATGTCCTGCAGAAGCCGCATGCGGCGAAGTTGTTGCCCAATCTCCTGTTCCCATTCCTCAGCTGTGTGAAACATATCCATAATAGACCTCTTTAGGGTTGCTATAATAGATAAGTATACACAATGGATTTAAAACAGTCTACTGCAATTATCGGATTGTTATGCTGTAATAGCCTTTATCGAATTCATTATATCGCGATGGTCTATAGTGTAGCCCTCTAAAAGTCCATTATGTCAACGTAATGGCAACTCAGGCAAGCGGGCCCTGTCGCTTTGCATAATCGATGCTCAGCCGTTTCCTGGCAGGATAGGTATCCAGTAAAAGTCGCACG
This sequence is a window from Syntrophorhabdaceae bacterium. Protein-coding genes within it:
- a CDS encoding helix-turn-helix domain-containing protein; translation: MDMFHTAEEWEQEIGQQLRRMRLLQDIDQRVLAERAGVSLNALKNLEGGKGATVRSFVRVLRALGRAEWLTSLSPEVSISPMQILESKKKSPRQRASRRKGTPNA